In Granulicella mallensis MP5ACTX8, the sequence ATAAGCTAGAGGTAAGCGCTGACGGCGAAAGCCGCCGGTGTGCAAGAAGGCTGATGTAGCTCAGTGGTAGAGCACTCCCTTGGTAAGGGAGAGGTCATGGGTTCAAGCCCCATCATCAGCTCCAGATTTTAGATTTGCAGCACTACGGGCGGGAGTAACTCAGTGGTAGAGTCACAGCCTTCCAAGCTGTTGGTCGCGGGTTCGATTCCCGTCTCCCGCTCCAGATTTACAAGGCTTTGAAGGCAGGATTTCAAAACAATGGCGCAGCAGACAGCCTTTCAGGTAGACCGTTCCAGCGCTCTGTACGAGCGGCCGGCCATGAGCATCCTCGATCAGCCCACCTTCACGGCCGTGAAGCAGGCGATTGAGGCCTCTTTCGCGTCCCGTAACGTTGAGAAGTTTTTGAAGTCGCTGGAGCGCTCCAGTCTGCGCATCCGCAGCTTCGAACTGGTTCTCAAGGCTGGCAAGCTCGGCACGGAAGCAGCGGCGCAGTATGCGAAGCTGTCCAACGGCGACCAGGGGCAGATTCGCGAGTTCTATCTGGCCTCGCTCGAGCAGGTGGAGCTTGCTCTTCGCGATAAATTTTTCAAATTGTACGCGTACTACTAGGACGCGGCAGGGGTTGAGGTCACGGCCTCCGGGCCGGAGCGGCACAGTGTGAGCTGTGTCAAACGACAGGGTTTAGCAGTTCAAAAGGCACTACGGAGAGAGTCATGGCGAAGGAAAAGTTTGATCGCAGCAAACCGCATGTGAATATCGGTACGATTGGTCACATTGATCACGGCAAGACGACGCTGACGGCGGCGATTACGAAGGTATTGTCGAAGCACAACCCGAAGAACAGCTTCCGTTCGTTCGACACGATCGACAATGCTCCTGAAGAGCGCGAGCGCGGCATCACGATCTCGACCTCTCACGTAGAGTACGAGACGCCGAACCGCCACTACGCGCACGTAGATTGCCCGGGCCACGCCGACTACATCAAGAACATGATCACCGGCGCAGCGCAGATGGACGGCGCGATTCTCGTCGTTGCGGCCACGGACGGTCCGATGCCCCAGACCAAGGAGCACGTACTGTTGGCTCGCCAGGTAGGCGTGCCGTACATCGTGGTGTTCCTGAACAAGTGCGATGCGGTGGAAGACGAAGAGCTGATCGAGCTGGTCGAGATGGAAGTACGCGAGTTGCTGTCGAAGTACGAGTACCCTGGCGACGAGACTCCGATCATCCGCGGCTCTGCCCTGGGCGCGCTGAATGGCGAAGCACAGTGGGAAGCCAAGATCGACGAGCTGATGGCAGCGGTGGACAAGTACATTCCGCAGCCTGACCGCCTGGTCGACCTGCCGTTCCTGATGCCGATCGAAGACATCTTCTCGATCTCGGGTCGTGGAACCGTAGTAACAGGCCGTATCGAGCGCGGCAAGGTGAAGGTAGGCGAGGCAGCTGAAATCGTCGGGTTCCGCGACACGCAGAACACGGTGGTTACGGGCGTTGAGATGTTCAAGAAGCAGCTGGACGAAGGTCTGGCTGGTGACAACGCTGGACTGCTTCTGCGCGGTATCGCGAAGGAAGACGTGGAGCGCGGGATGGTTCTGGCGAAGCCGGGATCGATCAAGCCGCATACCCAGTTCAAGGGCGAGATCTACGTTCTGAGCAAGGAAGAAGGCGGACGTCACACACCGTTCTTCAACGGCTACCGCCCGCAGTTCTACTTCCGCACCACGGACGTAACGGGATCGGCGAAGCTTCCTGAGGGAACCGAGATGGTGATGCCTGGCGATAACATCTCGCTGGAGATCACGCTGCACACCCCGGTGGCGATGGAGAAGGGCCTGCGCTTCGCAATTCGCGAAGGCGGTCGTACCGTCGGCGCGGGTACCATCTCCGAGATCATCAAGTAAGCAAGTCAGTCGTCAGCGAGTCAGCAGGTCAGCGAAAACAGAGCTGATGCGAAGCAAGTTGGCTGGCTGATTGGCTAAAAGCAAAGGAGGGCTGCCGGATAATCGGCAGCCCTCTTCCACTCTCCAGGCTTTTCGTGGATAATAGATGAGGAAGAGCGTGTGCCTGACCGCTTTGATCCCAGCACCACAATTTCAGGAATAGGGCAGCAGGGGCCCATAAGCCCTGCGTTGCGGCGTGTCATACACGCTGCTTGCCAACCGAGGTGGTTGGCCAAGTTAGGAGAACTCGAATGCGCGAAATCGTAACCCTTCAGTGCCCGGTCTGTAAGAACCGGAACTACTCGACGACCAAGAACAAGAAGACGACCACCGGCCGCCTTGAGTTCTCCAAGTTTTGCAACGCGTGCCGCAAGCACACGGATCACAAGGAAACGAAGTAAAGCCAAGCGAGTCAGCAAGTCAGCCGTAAAGCTACAACTGACTTGCTGACGCGAAGCAAGCTGACTCGCTGACTTGCTTTTTACAGGGGCGTAAGCTCAACGGTTAAACTGTCGGTCTCCAAAACCGAACTTCTCGGTTCGAATCCGAGCGCCCCTGCCATCTCTTTCCCGGTTATTTGAAACCGGAGTAGCATAGACTGTGCATCGCATAACGGTGCACCAAGGTTCAGGACGAGTAACGATGTCAAAAGCAGCCGTAGTGGAAACGAACGATTCGAGCTCCGGTCTTCAGCGTGTGGCTTCTGGCCCTGAGCGTCTCACTTCCTTTTTGAAGGATGTTCGCGAGGAGATGCGCAAGGTCGTTACGCCTACGCGTGCCGAGGTTCAGTCGACTACGATCGTCGTGATCGCCACGGTCTTTATCTTTGCCGCGTACTTTGAGATCGTCGACCTGATCCTGGGCAGGGGCGTTGATCAGCTCTTCGTCTATCTCACCAAGCACTAAGCGATATACCCATCGCAAGATTTCGCTCGCAGATTCTTGCGAGCCAGCAGTACCCAGTATTTTAGGCAATCCATAGATGCGCGAAGAAGGCACAGCAATGGCAGATGAGTTGAATCCGGAAGAGCAGATTACCCCGGAAGAGCAGAACGTCGAGCAGAATCTCGAGGCTGCCGCACCCGCGGGCGAGCCGGAAGCTGATGCCCCTGCGGTGAATGAGAACTTCAAGTGGTACATCATTCACGCCTACTCCGGCTTTGAGCGCAAGGTCAAGGAGTCGCTGCAGAGCCGCGTCGCCGCCTATCACCTTGAGGATCGCGTCGGACGCATCGAGATTCCGACCGAGCCGACCACCGAGCTGCGCAACGGCAAGAAGTACACCATCGATCGTGTCTTCCTTCCCGGCTACGTCTTCGTCGAGATGGCTCTCGACAACGATCTCTGGCACGTGGTGAAGAACACGCCGCGCGTCACTGGATTTTTGCAGACGGGCGATCAGCCCAACGCTCTCTCCGAGGCCGAAGTCAACGCGATGCTGAATCGCTCCGACGCGACCAAGGAAAAGCCGAAGCTCAAGATGAAGTTCTCCAAGGGCGAACAGGTACGCATTACCGAAGGCCCCTTTGCGAACTTCAACGGCGCTGTCGACGACATCAACGAAGACAAGCAGACGCTCAAGGTCATGGTCAGCATCTTCGGACGCCCGACACCGACCGAGGTTTCGTTCTCGAACGTTGAGAAGTCCGAGGAGTAGCACACAAGTTTTGCAATAGGTTTTGGGAGCTTTCAGCCCAATCAGTTTTGGGAGTCACAGCCCGGCCGCTTCACCGGACCTTCTAACTCCCCGCAGTACAAAATCATGCGTGGTTCAGCCACGTAACATTTAGAAGGATACGAACATGGCACCGAAGAAAATCACTGGATACGTCAAGCTCCAGATCACAGCCGGCAAAGCGACGCCGGCTCCCCCGGTTGGCCCCGCGCTCGGTCAGGCTCAGGTCAACATCATGGAGTTCTGCAAGCAGTTCAACGAGCGCACCAGCAAGGATCCCAATGTCACCGGCATGACGGTTCCGGTCGTCATCACCGTGTACGCCGACCGTACGTTCAGCTTCATCACCAAGACGCCTCCGGCGCCGGTGTTGCTGCTCAAGGCTGCGGGCATTGAGAAGGGTTCGGGCACGCCGAACAAGGACAAGAAGGGCAAAGTCACTGAGAAGCAGATTCTCGATATTGCCAAGGTCAAGATGCCGGACATGAACGCGAACACGGTCGAGGCTGCTGCAAAGACCATTCGTGGCACCGCGCGCTCGATGGGTATCGACGTCGTCGCGTAAGCGGCAGCTTACAACCTGACTCAAGGTTCTCGAAGGAGGATGTGGGAGTAGTTGGTAACGGATCTTCCGTTGCCGATTGCTCCTGCATCCTCCTTCTCTGTTTGAGCCGAAGGGCAACGAGTCTCTACCTGTGAGGTTGGTGTGATCCAATTTGCTCTAATGGATCAGGTAACCGTTGACGTAGTCGATCAGGTGCTTGCGATGATGGGCGCGATACTCGGGATAGTCTGAGCGGATGCCGGCATCCGCGGCATTGATGGCGATCCAGGCTCCGAGGGCGTTAGCCGCTTCAAGTTTTCGGAGATTACTGATCGAAGGATCGAGGTTGGTTTCGAGAAGCGTACCGGCCTTGAGCTTCGAGTCGATGTCGGAGAGCATAGCGCGCAGGGCCTCGTGTT encodes:
- the tuf gene encoding elongation factor Tu; amino-acid sequence: MAKEKFDRSKPHVNIGTIGHIDHGKTTLTAAITKVLSKHNPKNSFRSFDTIDNAPEERERGITISTSHVEYETPNRHYAHVDCPGHADYIKNMITGAAQMDGAILVVAATDGPMPQTKEHVLLARQVGVPYIVVFLNKCDAVEDEELIELVEMEVRELLSKYEYPGDETPIIRGSALGALNGEAQWEAKIDELMAAVDKYIPQPDRLVDLPFLMPIEDIFSISGRGTVVTGRIERGKVKVGEAAEIVGFRDTQNTVVTGVEMFKKQLDEGLAGDNAGLLLRGIAKEDVERGMVLAKPGSIKPHTQFKGEIYVLSKEEGGRHTPFFNGYRPQFYFRTTDVTGSAKLPEGTEMVMPGDNISLEITLHTPVAMEKGLRFAIREGGRTVGAGTISEIIK
- the rpmG gene encoding 50S ribosomal protein L33, with protein sequence MREIVTLQCPVCKNRNYSTTKNKKTTTGRLEFSKFCNACRKHTDHKETK
- the secE gene encoding preprotein translocase subunit SecE, encoding MSKAAVVETNDSSSGLQRVASGPERLTSFLKDVREEMRKVVTPTRAEVQSTTIVVIATVFIFAAYFEIVDLILGRGVDQLFVYLTKH
- the nusG gene encoding transcription termination/antitermination protein NusG; the encoded protein is MREEGTAMADELNPEEQITPEEQNVEQNLEAAAPAGEPEADAPAVNENFKWYIIHAYSGFERKVKESLQSRVAAYHLEDRVGRIEIPTEPTTELRNGKKYTIDRVFLPGYVFVEMALDNDLWHVVKNTPRVTGFLQTGDQPNALSEAEVNAMLNRSDATKEKPKLKMKFSKGEQVRITEGPFANFNGAVDDINEDKQTLKVMVSIFGRPTPTEVSFSNVEKSEE
- the rplK gene encoding 50S ribosomal protein L11; this encodes MAPKKITGYVKLQITAGKATPAPPVGPALGQAQVNIMEFCKQFNERTSKDPNVTGMTVPVVITVYADRTFSFITKTPPAPVLLLKAAGIEKGSGTPNKDKKGKVTEKQILDIAKVKMPDMNANTVEAAAKTIRGTARSMGIDVVA